A stretch of the Halomonas sp. BDJS001 genome encodes the following:
- a CDS encoding MFS transporter has translation MLSANSVKTTDGYASRREIFGWAMFDFANQAYTLLIITVVFGELFTTVIVGDRGDNFRLANFLWSLALAVSYLMVVISAPLCGAVMDYRAEKKRFLLISYLATVVTTAMLYFVEPGYVITGLLLIVLSNYAYSMGESFIASFLPELGPPQSLGKISGFGWSLGYIGGLFAAGFTLVVLGEASADNFERIRWVGPFAAGFFLITAIPTFLWLKERGKPQPRGVSYRHIALNRVATTFHELRYFKDLTVFLVSLLFSMAGVYIIIAFAFIYGAQVIGWDESVRNIMFIIVQITAAAGALGFGWIQDQLGAKRTYQMTLALWVVAIIAIWATPEVTQWINGHFELQWQAQHVFLVVGCLAGLSLGSSQSASRALVGLFSPLAKSAEFFGFWGLANKLAGVLGIVMLGILQTLVGLQASILLCVALFVIAMLICARVNERRGREAALAWETNRHTNNNNANEASLPQ, from the coding sequence ATGTTGTCTGCTAACTCTGTTAAGACGACGGATGGCTACGCATCGCGTCGCGAAATATTCGGCTGGGCAATGTTTGATTTTGCCAACCAAGCCTACACGCTACTGATTATCACTGTGGTATTTGGTGAGCTGTTTACCACCGTCATTGTGGGGGATCGCGGCGATAACTTCCGGCTTGCCAACTTCTTATGGAGCTTGGCCCTGGCGGTTAGCTATTTGATGGTGGTGATCTCAGCACCACTATGCGGCGCCGTGATGGATTACCGGGCGGAGAAAAAGCGCTTTCTGCTGATTAGCTACCTGGCTACTGTCGTCACCACAGCAATGCTTTACTTCGTTGAACCGGGCTACGTTATTACCGGGCTGTTACTGATAGTGCTATCTAATTACGCTTACTCAATGGGCGAATCATTTATAGCCTCTTTTTTGCCCGAGCTTGGACCGCCCCAGTCGCTGGGCAAAATTTCCGGGTTTGGCTGGTCGTTAGGCTACATCGGCGGGCTGTTCGCGGCGGGCTTCACCCTGGTCGTGCTCGGCGAGGCCAGCGCGGATAACTTTGAGCGCATCCGCTGGGTGGGGCCCTTTGCGGCAGGCTTTTTCCTGATTACTGCCATTCCTACCTTTTTATGGTTGAAAGAGCGCGGCAAGCCCCAGCCCCGCGGTGTCTCTTATCGGCATATCGCGCTGAATCGTGTCGCAACCACTTTTCACGAGTTGCGCTACTTTAAAGATCTGACCGTGTTTTTGGTTTCACTGCTGTTCTCGATGGCCGGTGTCTACATCATCATCGCATTCGCCTTTATTTATGGCGCTCAAGTGATCGGCTGGGATGAGAGCGTACGTAATATCATGTTTATTATTGTTCAAATCACCGCGGCGGCGGGAGCGCTGGGGTTCGGCTGGATCCAGGATCAGCTGGGGGCCAAGCGAACGTACCAAATGACGTTGGCGCTGTGGGTAGTGGCGATTATTGCGATCTGGGCAACGCCGGAGGTGACTCAGTGGATAAACGGTCATTTTGAACTGCAGTGGCAGGCCCAGCACGTATTTCTGGTGGTCGGCTGCCTGGCGGGGCTTAGCCTGGGATCTAGTCAATCCGCCAGCAGGGCGCTGGTGGGACTGTTTTCACCCTTGGCTAAATCAGCAGAGTTTTTCGGTTTCTGGGGGCTGGCGAATAAACTAGCGGGGGTGTTGGGCATCGTTATGCTGGGGATATTACAGACGCTGGTTGGCTTGCAAGCGTCTATTCTATTATGTGTTGCCCTGTTCGTTATCGCGATGCTGATTTGCGCCAGGGTCAACGAGCGCCGTGGCCGTGAAGCGGCCCTCGCCTGGGAAACCAACCGTCATACCAACAATAATAACGCTAACGAGGCATCTTTACCTCAGTGA
- a CDS encoding substrate-binding periplasmic protein: MLCLWLASVANVQADAPNTLAPLTFITEEYPPYNYLDNQQLTGVSIDLLEAIFAATDTPLSRHDVRYYPWIRGYELALSQPNTVLFSTTRTPAREDSFHWVGPIAQDQVVLLAHRDAPIAIDALSQAIDRDLTVAVIREDIGAQALLEAGYPERLLVPAIDNRSALSMLTRGRVDLWAYSADVAAWIAESEGYSSDSLIPIHTLSESSLYFAINQATDRRLVTLMQQALDRVLAERPQR; encoded by the coding sequence GTGCTGTGCCTCTGGCTGGCAAGCGTTGCAAACGTGCAGGCTGATGCGCCCAATACATTGGCGCCATTAACCTTCATTACTGAAGAGTACCCACCCTACAACTATCTCGATAATCAGCAATTAACCGGGGTATCAATTGATTTATTGGAGGCTATTTTTGCAGCCACCGACACCCCTCTTAGCCGTCATGACGTCCGTTACTACCCCTGGATCCGCGGCTATGAGCTAGCGCTAAGCCAGCCTAACACAGTGCTGTTTTCCACTACCCGCACGCCGGCAAGGGAAGACAGTTTCCACTGGGTGGGGCCGATTGCCCAAGACCAGGTCGTGCTGCTTGCCCACCGGGACGCACCGATTGCGATCGATGCGTTGTCACAGGCGATTGATCGCGACCTGACCGTGGCGGTCATTAGGGAAGATATTGGCGCCCAGGCGCTATTGGAGGCAGGCTACCCTGAACGCCTACTGGTACCGGCCATTGATAACCGCAGCGCGCTCAGTATGCTCACCCGCGGGCGAGTTGACCTGTGGGCTTACAGTGCAGATGTAGCTGCCTGGATAGCAGAATCGGAAGGTTATTCTAGCGATAGTTTAATTCCGATACACACACTCAGCGAATCTTCGCTATACTTTGCCATTAACCAAGCCACTGACCGACGCTTGGTAACGCTGATGCAGCAGGCATTAGACAGGGTGCTAGCGGAACGGCCCCAGAGGTAG
- a CDS encoding substrate-binding periplasmic protein → MANQVTHRWQYRMAIALLTAIGSCSLSLHAMPLAAMPNQALPLTINTEEYPPFNYTDGQGQIIGSATLLLRHALSRADIDAHFRLLPWARAYTEARLRDYHCVYSTTRTPEREALFHWVGPLVVNEWAAFSLAERGLSIASLSGLDGWRVGSFREDAVGDYVASRGINVLRAPSERENILRLEAGLLDVIVTGKATGEFMAQEQHIALTHLFTFYRAPLYLACHPSVPEALLARLQTQLNALHREMQEESQ, encoded by the coding sequence ATGGCTAATCAGGTAACCCACCGATGGCAGTACCGTATGGCTATTGCGCTACTCACCGCTATCGGCAGTTGCTCACTGTCCCTGCACGCGATGCCACTAGCGGCTATGCCAAATCAAGCCCTGCCGCTAACGATCAATACCGAAGAGTACCCCCCGTTCAACTATACGGACGGCCAGGGGCAAATTATTGGCAGCGCAACGCTGTTGCTACGTCATGCGCTAAGCCGGGCAGACATTGATGCGCATTTTCGGTTACTGCCTTGGGCACGCGCTTACACCGAAGCACGCTTACGCGACTATCACTGCGTCTACTCCACGACGCGCACTCCAGAACGTGAAGCGCTGTTTCACTGGGTAGGGCCGCTGGTGGTTAATGAGTGGGCTGCGTTTAGTTTAGCCGAGCGCGGTCTCAGCATTGCTTCACTTTCAGGGCTAGACGGTTGGCGAGTGGGTAGTTTTCGCGAGGATGCCGTAGGCGATTATGTCGCCTCTCGTGGCATTAATGTTCTACGTGCTCCCTCGGAGCGAGAAAATATCCTGCGTTTAGAGGCGGGCCTGCTTGATGTGATTGTGACAGGCAAAGCAACCGGTGAATTTATGGCACAAGAACAACACATCGCGCTAACGCACTTATTTACCTTTTACCGCGCACCGCTTTATCTCGCCTGCCATCCCAGTGTGCCAGAAGCACTGCTGGCGCGGCTGCAAACGCAGTTGAATGCCCTGCACCGCGAAATGCAGGAGGAGAGCCAGTGA
- a CDS encoding GGDEF domain-containing protein, producing MTPPRPRFLLSAPAPKKGSLTSKQALLTLLVAMLISAVAGSIELLSHASNIRQETEQRITHQLAIVNGAAAEAAFQLNPDLAHQIAYGLFNADEVAWVSIRDDFGRALAEFERPRQAASTWLSQYLFGDIVHYQTSLAYYMGSDMPEAVVGEIELMLSEGYLTQQFLARIYRVVGVSILEAFILSIVVIAFFHLFITRPLLKVHAAIAQTDTNRPGQWPKPMLRGHQDDELGHLVDSLDHLLNAFQQGLEQRDQLHHLSNMDGLTGVANRRQFDEFYQRHWHLAQQNQQPLSVIFIDIDNFKEFNDHYGHAMGDDTLRAVAKALNQCIEPTRDLLARYGGEEFVCVLPGQDHDDAVSVANCLRKAVLSLAIPHAFSSTHTDLTVSMGVASMSPGYSISAETLIERADQHLYNAKRLGRNRVETRKRLA from the coding sequence GTGACCCCGCCTCGCCCACGTTTTTTGCTCTCGGCCCCCGCTCCTAAAAAAGGCAGTCTGACCAGTAAGCAAGCGCTACTCACCCTGCTGGTCGCTATGCTGATTAGCGCCGTAGCGGGCAGTATTGAACTACTCAGCCACGCCTCCAACATACGCCAGGAAACCGAGCAGCGCATTACCCATCAACTGGCCATAGTCAACGGAGCCGCAGCAGAAGCCGCTTTCCAGCTTAACCCTGACCTCGCCCACCAAATCGCCTATGGGCTATTTAATGCTGACGAGGTCGCATGGGTATCGATTCGTGACGATTTTGGGCGCGCGCTAGCTGAATTTGAGAGGCCCAGACAGGCTGCTTCGACTTGGCTCAGCCAGTATTTATTTGGCGATATAGTGCACTACCAAACGTCACTCGCCTATTACATGGGCAGCGATATGCCGGAAGCAGTCGTCGGCGAAATTGAATTAATGCTGTCAGAAGGCTACTTAACCCAGCAGTTCCTGGCGCGTATTTACAGGGTGGTCGGGGTAAGTATTTTAGAAGCGTTTATTTTAAGCATCGTCGTGATCGCTTTTTTTCATCTATTTATTACACGCCCACTGCTCAAGGTACACGCTGCTATTGCCCAAACCGATACCAATCGCCCCGGCCAGTGGCCCAAGCCCATGCTGCGCGGTCATCAGGATGATGAATTAGGGCATCTGGTGGATAGCTTGGATCATTTGTTAAATGCGTTCCAGCAAGGTTTGGAGCAGCGCGATCAACTCCACCACCTCTCCAATATGGATGGCTTAACCGGCGTGGCAAACCGCCGCCAATTTGACGAGTTTTATCAACGTCACTGGCACCTGGCACAGCAAAACCAACAGCCACTATCGGTGATTTTTATCGATATCGATAACTTCAAAGAGTTTAACGATCACTATGGACATGCCATGGGTGACGATACCCTGCGCGCCGTTGCTAAAGCGCTCAATCAGTGTATTGAGCCCACCAGAGATCTGCTCGCCCGCTACGGTGGTGAAGAGTTTGTTTGTGTGCTGCCAGGTCAGGATCATGACGACGCCGTGAGCGTCGCCAACTGTTTGCGCAAGGCGGTGCTGTCGCTCGCCATTCCCCACGCTTTTTCCAGCACCCACACAGACCTCACCGTTAGTATGGGCGTTGCCAGCATGTCGCCCGGCTATTCAATCAGCGCTGAAACGCTGATTGAACGCGCCGACCAGCACCTGTACAACGCCAAACGACTTGGTCGTAACCGCGTAGAGACACGCAAACGCCTGGCATGA
- a CDS encoding BCCT family transporter — protein MANHGGKSVFIASVVIIFGLVVVGASFPEGFANAAEGALTTITGLFGWFYLFSVFGFVIFLFGLALSRYGKVRLGPQDSRPNYSFFSWISMLLAAGFGVGLVFYGMAEPMTHFIEPPYGDRTAETEAAARYAIQYSYFNWGIHQWAAFSIVGLIIAYFQFRKGQAGLVSSVLSSITAKNPKIRPYASWLDVFAVVATVMGVATSLGLGVLQMNGGLNAVFGLPESGFWQFLILFMMFCAYMASTWSGLDKGIKRLSNLNMILCIGLMLYVLFTGPTVAILETITVGIGDYLQNFIGMSLRISPYSDNEWASSWTIFYWAWVIAWSPFVGTFIARVSRGRTIKEYVFGVLFVPPLLACLWIGVFGGAALHMELNGTDVGLAAATQDNITVALFEMFELMPFTGLLSVVAMLLIFIFLVTSADSASYIVAQMTDNGSINPPLYKRVIWGVLIAAICLTLIASGGLTGLQSAAVLSALPFTFILYMMVFVLVQELRADRKAMLTQLYRRHGETPVGADAFEAELLGEEERLRRAPSVVNRRINS, from the coding sequence ATGGCTAATCATGGAGGCAAGTCGGTATTCATCGCATCGGTGGTGATTATTTTTGGCTTGGTAGTTGTTGGAGCGTCATTTCCTGAAGGATTTGCCAACGCGGCAGAGGGAGCACTGACGACTATTACTGGGCTATTCGGGTGGTTTTATCTATTTTCGGTATTCGGTTTTGTGATTTTTCTGTTTGGTCTGGCGCTAAGCCGGTACGGCAAGGTGCGCTTGGGCCCCCAGGACAGTCGGCCCAACTATTCGTTTTTTTCGTGGATTAGCATGCTGCTGGCGGCAGGCTTTGGTGTCGGGCTGGTGTTCTATGGCATGGCGGAACCCATGACCCACTTCATCGAGCCGCCTTATGGTGACAGAACCGCCGAAACGGAAGCAGCGGCTCGCTACGCGATTCAATACAGCTACTTTAACTGGGGGATACACCAGTGGGCGGCTTTCTCGATCGTTGGTTTGATCATCGCCTACTTCCAGTTTCGCAAGGGGCAGGCGGGGCTGGTCTCATCCGTGCTGTCGTCAATCACGGCTAAGAATCCTAAAATTCGTCCCTATGCTTCCTGGTTGGATGTCTTTGCCGTGGTTGCCACTGTTATGGGGGTGGCTACCTCGCTTGGGCTGGGCGTTCTGCAGATGAACGGCGGTTTAAATGCTGTGTTTGGCCTGCCAGAGAGCGGTTTCTGGCAGTTTTTGATTCTCTTCATGATGTTCTGCGCTTACATGGCATCCACTTGGTCGGGTCTGGATAAAGGCATTAAACGCCTCTCTAACCTTAATATGATTTTATGTATCGGGTTGATGCTGTACGTGCTGTTCACTGGCCCAACCGTGGCGATATTAGAGACGATCACGGTGGGTATTGGCGACTATCTGCAGAACTTTATTGGCATGAGCCTGCGCATTTCCCCTTACAGCGATAACGAGTGGGCGAGCAGCTGGACGATTTTCTACTGGGCCTGGGTGATTGCCTGGTCGCCCTTTGTGGGTACCTTTATTGCCCGGGTGTCCCGTGGCCGTACTATTAAAGAGTATGTGTTTGGGGTGCTGTTCGTGCCACCGCTGCTGGCCTGTTTGTGGATTGGCGTATTCGGTGGCGCGGCGCTGCATATGGAGTTGAATGGCACCGATGTGGGGCTTGCGGCCGCAACCCAGGATAATATAACCGTCGCGCTGTTTGAGATGTTTGAGTTGATGCCCTTCACCGGCCTGCTGTCGGTCGTAGCGATGCTGCTGATCTTTATTTTCCTGGTCACTTCTGCTGACTCGGCCTCGTATATCGTGGCGCAAATGACCGATAATGGTTCGATCAACCCGCCGCTCTACAAGCGCGTCATTTGGGGGGTGCTGATCGCGGCTATCTGCCTGACGCTGATTGCCTCGGGCGGTTTAACAGGGCTGCAGTCAGCTGCAGTGCTTTCGGCGCTACCGTTCACCTTTATCCTCTATATGATGGTATTTGTATTGGTTCAGGAGCTACGGGCAGACCGCAAGGCGATGCTTACCCAGCTTTATCGTCGCCATGGCGAAACGCCGGTGGGGGCGGATGCCTTTGAAGCCGAGCTGCTGGGTGAGGAGGAGCGCTTGCGCCGTGCACCGAGTGTGGTCAATCGGCGCATTAATAGTTAG
- a CDS encoding AEC family transporter, translating to MIGHILATLLPVFLIAGCGAAYGRYRTPDIRSLNTLNMELFVPLLVFAVLADRQAPLAEYAWLATAAIAVVLGSGVVLWPLTKWLKLDSKIFLPPMMFNNAGNMGVPLLVLAFGAEALPAAVVVFIVEMLLHFSVGLYMLNPRTSLWRMLRMPIVLASLAGLAVNISGLPLPGWLLEAMHMLGGVCIPLMLFALGVRLLEIDFSDWRTGILGALLCPLSGLVIALPLMWLLPLNALQTAVLLVFAALPPAVLNYLVAEQYKLAPQKVASLVLIGNLGSLVVMPLTLAAAFTWVYAPL from the coding sequence ATGATTGGACACATTTTGGCCACGCTATTGCCGGTATTTTTAATTGCCGGCTGTGGCGCTGCCTATGGGCGCTACCGTACGCCGGATATTCGCAGCCTCAATACGCTCAATATGGAGCTGTTCGTTCCGCTATTGGTGTTTGCCGTGTTGGCCGACCGTCAAGCGCCATTGGCCGAATACGCTTGGCTGGCTACGGCAGCGATAGCGGTGGTGCTGGGGTCGGGGGTTGTGCTGTGGCCGTTGACTAAGTGGCTAAAGCTGGATAGTAAAATCTTTCTTCCCCCGATGATGTTCAACAATGCGGGCAATATGGGCGTGCCGCTGTTGGTATTGGCATTTGGTGCTGAGGCACTTCCCGCGGCGGTGGTAGTGTTTATCGTTGAAATGCTGCTGCACTTTTCGGTGGGGCTTTACATGCTCAATCCGCGCACCTCGCTATGGCGAATGCTGCGTATGCCGATTGTACTAGCGAGCCTGGCGGGTTTAGCGGTGAATATCAGTGGGCTGCCGCTGCCTGGCTGGCTGCTTGAGGCGATGCATATGCTGGGTGGAGTATGTATTCCGTTAATGCTGTTTGCATTGGGGGTGCGGCTTTTGGAGATCGACTTTAGCGACTGGCGGACAGGAATTCTGGGCGCGCTACTTTGCCCGTTGTCCGGGCTAGTGATTGCCTTGCCGTTGATGTGGCTACTGCCACTGAACGCGCTGCAAACGGCGGTGCTGCTGGTATTTGCAGCACTGCCGCCTGCGGTGTTGAACTACTTGGTTGCCGAGCAGTATAAGCTTGCGCCACAGAAAGTGGCATCGTTAGTGCTGATTGGTAACCTGGGGAGTCTGGTCGTGATGCCGCTCACCTTGGCGGCGGCATTTACCTGGGTGTATGCGCCTCTTTAA
- the glnE gene encoding bifunctional [glutamate--ammonia ligase]-adenylyl-L-tyrosine phosphorylase/[glutamate--ammonia-ligase] adenylyltransferase gives MQVFEGLRNDDFLPLSTLPASLHTDTQSAWKRLTEALAQADNIAEMTKQELPSSNWQELSESRREALARVLAISTFALDTLIRYPQWLAELDIAGELDVNPGQDELASWLNESLESAEDEAAMQRAIRRFRRKRMLGIIWRDLNRASGYSMWDTATAVSELAEICLEAALTWLEQFYAPRWGLPAPRSDGTPQRLVILGMGKLGAGELNLSSDIDLIFAFAEKGETQGGRKSLEHQEYFTKLGQKLIAALDAMTADGFAFRVDMRLRPLGDGGPLVGSFSMLSSYYQDQGREWERYAMLKARPVAGDLDAGGELLAGLRPFVYRKYLDFGAIESLRELKAMINREVKRKGMQNNIKLGPGGIREVEFVVQAFQLIRGGRDTELQVTSLKTALNHLPELGLLPQEVVDELLPDYAFMRDVEHALQALEDRQTQTLPSDDGDRERVAFAMGHEDWPGLIAQLDEVRDRVRQHFDAVIADPEEDIDETNNDSQLGLAQWRLIWRGELEVQEATAHLLDAGFNEPEKALKRLHSLYHSRQVQSMQRIGFERLDALMPLLLDAVAGNEAPDTALERVQPLIEAVLRRTAYLALLRENPQALEHLMRLCAASPWIAEQLSRYPILLDELLTPETLYTPADKARLADELRQTLNRLPEDDEEAQLEALRVFKHAQTLHVAASDIAGTRHLMKVSDYLTFIAEVILDTVLAMAWKHITRKHGVPEGLNTGEAAFLIVGYGKLGGIELGYSSDLDLVFLHDSDGQGATDGPRPIDTAVFFTRLGQRIIHLLTAVTPTGTLYEVDMRLRPSGNSGLLVTSLKAFAEYQRQNAWTWEHQALVRARVVAGSETLAEKFSQLRGDILGAKRDKAALREEVVNMRHKMREHLGSKAASNTFNVKHDAGGMVDIEFLCQYAVLALAHQTPELLTYSDNIRILESLTESGHLPAEEAERLREAYLAYRSATHRAALTGQKALSDGEEFRAHRDIVTALWQRFLEPSTADNS, from the coding sequence ATGCAAGTTTTTGAAGGACTTAGAAACGACGATTTTTTACCGTTGTCGACGCTGCCAGCGTCGTTACATACCGACACCCAGTCCGCCTGGAAGCGGCTGACCGAGGCGCTTGCTCAAGCCGATAATATCGCCGAGATGACCAAGCAGGAGCTACCTTCCAGTAATTGGCAGGAGCTTTCTGAGTCGCGCCGCGAGGCGCTTGCCAGAGTCTTGGCCATATCGACCTTTGCGCTGGATACCTTGATCCGCTACCCCCAGTGGCTAGCCGAGTTGGATATTGCCGGAGAGTTGGACGTCAACCCAGGGCAGGACGAGCTGGCCAGTTGGCTAAATGAGTCATTGGAGAGTGCCGAAGACGAAGCAGCAATGCAGCGGGCGATACGCCGTTTTCGCCGCAAGCGTATGCTGGGAATTATTTGGCGAGACCTTAATCGTGCCTCCGGCTATAGCATGTGGGATACCGCCACGGCGGTCTCGGAGCTCGCTGAAATATGCTTGGAAGCTGCGTTAACCTGGCTAGAGCAGTTTTACGCACCGCGTTGGGGCTTACCTGCCCCCCGCAGTGACGGCACCCCCCAGCGTCTGGTGATCCTGGGCATGGGCAAGCTGGGCGCGGGGGAGCTGAATCTCTCCTCCGATATCGATTTGATCTTTGCCTTTGCCGAGAAAGGCGAAACCCAAGGCGGTCGTAAGTCATTAGAGCATCAGGAGTACTTTACCAAGCTGGGCCAAAAGCTGATTGCCGCGCTAGACGCCATGACCGCCGACGGTTTCGCCTTCCGTGTTGATATGCGCTTGCGGCCCTTGGGCGATGGCGGCCCGTTGGTGGGCAGCTTTTCCATGCTCTCCAGCTACTACCAGGATCAAGGCCGCGAGTGGGAGCGTTACGCCATGCTCAAAGCACGGCCGGTCGCCGGGGATCTAGACGCGGGCGGTGAGCTGCTGGCCGGGCTGCGCCCCTTTGTGTATCGCAAGTATCTCGATTTTGGCGCCATTGAGTCACTGCGTGAGCTGAAAGCAATGATCAATCGCGAAGTGAAGCGTAAAGGCATGCAGAACAATATTAAGCTCGGCCCGGGGGGGATTCGCGAGGTTGAGTTCGTGGTGCAGGCGTTCCAACTGATTCGGGGTGGCCGCGATACGGAACTGCAGGTGACATCGCTGAAAACGGCACTTAATCACTTGCCCGAGCTGGGCCTGTTGCCCCAGGAAGTGGTCGATGAACTGCTGCCTGATTACGCCTTTATGCGCGATGTCGAACACGCCCTTCAAGCGCTGGAAGACCGCCAGACACAAACCCTGCCCAGCGATGATGGTGATCGTGAGCGGGTTGCCTTCGCCATGGGGCATGAAGACTGGCCGGGGCTGATTGCTCAGCTCGACGAAGTGCGTGACCGGGTGCGCCAGCACTTTGATGCCGTGATTGCCGACCCCGAAGAGGATATCGACGAGACCAATAATGATAGCCAGCTCGGCTTGGCCCAGTGGCGGCTTATTTGGCGCGGCGAGTTAGAAGTGCAGGAGGCGACTGCGCATCTTTTGGATGCGGGTTTTAACGAGCCAGAAAAAGCCTTGAAGCGGCTGCATAGCCTTTATCATTCTCGGCAAGTGCAAAGCATGCAGCGGATTGGCTTCGAGCGCCTGGATGCGTTAATGCCACTACTGTTGGATGCCGTGGCGGGCAATGAAGCACCGGATACCGCCCTTGAACGGGTGCAGCCGCTGATTGAAGCCGTGTTGCGGCGTACCGCTTACCTCGCGCTACTGCGCGAAAATCCCCAGGCGCTTGAGCATTTGATGCGGCTATGCGCCGCCAGCCCTTGGATCGCCGAACAGCTGTCACGTTATCCCATTCTGCTCGACGAGCTGCTGACCCCGGAAACGCTGTATACCCCCGCCGATAAAGCGCGCCTGGCCGATGAACTGCGCCAAACGCTGAATCGCCTGCCAGAGGACGATGAAGAGGCCCAGCTGGAGGCGCTGCGCGTTTTTAAACACGCACAAACGCTCCATGTGGCGGCGTCTGATATCGCTGGCACGCGACATCTGATGAAAGTAAGCGATTACTTAACCTTTATCGCCGAAGTGATTCTCGATACCGTGTTGGCCATGGCCTGGAAACATATCACCCGCAAACACGGCGTGCCTGAGGGGCTGAATACCGGGGAGGCAGCGTTTCTAATTGTCGGTTACGGCAAGCTGGGGGGCATTGAGCTGGGTTATAGCTCGGATTTAGACTTGGTGTTTCTTCACGATAGCGATGGTCAAGGCGCGACCGATGGCCCACGGCCCATTGATACGGCGGTGTTTTTTACCCGCTTGGGGCAGCGCATTATTCACCTGCTGACCGCGGTAACGCCCACCGGCACGCTTTATGAAGTGGATATGCGCCTGCGGCCATCGGGAAATTCCGGGCTATTGGTGACCTCACTTAAAGCCTTTGCCGAGTATCAACGTCAAAATGCCTGGACCTGGGAGCATCAGGCATTGGTGCGCGCCAGAGTGGTGGCGGGTAGCGAGACGTTGGCCGAGAAATTCAGTCAGTTGCGGGGCGATATCCTGGGCGCTAAGCGAGATAAAGCTGCGCTGCGCGAAGAGGTGGTCAATATGCGCCACAAAATGCGCGAGCACCTGGGCAGCAAAGCCGCCAGCAACACCTTTAATGTCAAACATGATGCCGGTGGGATGGTGGATATCGAGTTTCTCTGCCAATACGCGGTGTTAGCACTTGCTCACCAAACGCCTGAGTTACTTACTTACAGCGATAATATCCGCATTCTGGAGAGTCTTACGGAGAGTGGGCACTTACCCGCTGAAGAGGCGGAGCGTCTTCGCGAGGCTTATCTGGCTTATCGTAGCGCTACGCACCGGGCGGCGCTCACTGGTCAGAAAGCGCTCAGCGATGGTGAGGAGTTCCGTGCTCATCGCGATATCGTCACCGCGCTCTGGCAGCGCTTTCTTGAACCCTCCACCGCTGATAACAGCTAG
- a CDS encoding diacylglycerol kinase, which yields MKPGHTGLTHLVHSTRYSWKGLKAAFRNEAAFRQEVGITAVLLPLAWWIGEGPISWLLLVSSLFFVLVVELLNSAIENVVDRIGTEHHELSGRAKDIGSAAVMLSLIMAGLTWGLLGWEKFFG from the coding sequence ATGAAACCTGGGCATACCGGTTTAACACATTTGGTTCACTCCACGCGCTATTCGTGGAAAGGCTTGAAAGCGGCGTTTAGAAACGAAGCGGCTTTCCGCCAGGAGGTAGGCATTACTGCGGTGTTGCTGCCGCTTGCTTGGTGGATTGGCGAAGGCCCTATCAGTTGGCTGCTGCTGGTGAGTAGCCTGTTTTTTGTGCTGGTAGTGGAGCTACTTAATAGTGCGATTGAAAACGTGGTTGACCGGATCGGCACCGAGCACCATGAGCTTTCCGGGCGGGCCAAGGATATTGGCTCGGCAGCAGTGATGCTGTCGCTGATCATGGCCGGCCTCACCTGGGGGCTATTGGGCTGGGAAAAATTCTTTGGCTAA